Proteins encoded within one genomic window of Actinoplanes octamycinicus:
- a CDS encoding TetR/AcrR family transcriptional regulator, whose protein sequence is MIRRRRLEPDARREQIMSVAVRLFGERPYAEVSTTDVARGAGVARGLVNHYFGTKKELYLEVVRVMLTVPEVALERLPTGGPAERVDAIVTWFLDVVSRHSTSWLAAITAGGMAGDSDVDQVIAEAIDVAADSVLAAVGVPDRSDEALRGMARAYVGMCTYTAREWLQRDALTRAQVHTLLTTTLLAMVEKVFPHPAA, encoded by the coding sequence GTGATCCGTCGGCGGCGGCTGGAGCCGGACGCCCGGCGCGAGCAGATCATGTCGGTCGCGGTGCGGCTGTTCGGCGAGCGCCCCTACGCGGAGGTCTCCACCACCGACGTGGCCCGCGGCGCCGGCGTGGCCCGCGGCCTGGTCAACCACTACTTCGGGACGAAGAAGGAGCTCTATCTGGAGGTGGTCCGCGTCATGCTGACCGTCCCCGAGGTGGCCCTGGAACGCCTGCCGACCGGCGGCCCCGCCGAGCGGGTGGACGCGATCGTCACCTGGTTCCTGGACGTGGTCTCCCGGCACAGCACGTCCTGGCTGGCCGCGATCACCGCCGGCGGCATGGCCGGTGACTCCGACGTCGACCAGGTCATCGCCGAAGCCATCGACGTAGCCGCCGACAGCGTCCTGGCCGCCGTAGGCGTGCCCGACCGCTCCGACGAGGCCCTCCGCGGCATGGCCCGCGCCTACGTCGGCATGTGCACCTACACCGCCCGGGAATGGCTCCAGCGCGACGCCCTCACCCGGGCCCAGGTCCACACCTTGCTCACCACCACCCTCCTCGCCATGGTCGAGAAGGTCTTCCCGCACCCCGCCGCCTGA
- a CDS encoding response regulator yields MSVRVLIVDDQALVRVGFRMIIEAREDLEVVGEAGDGEQALRLAAQTRPDVVLMDVRMPGMDGLAATARLTTGPDAPRVIMLTTYDLDESLYAALRAGASGFLLKDVRPGDLVEAIRVVARGEALLAPTATRRLLDRFVAADLNPPGADTRLDRLTGREREVLELLARGASNAEIATRMTVTEATVKTHVSAILRKLDVRDRVQAVVLAYDLGVVRPRPSS; encoded by the coding sequence CCAGGCGCTGGTCCGGGTCGGCTTCCGGATGATCATCGAGGCGCGCGAGGACCTCGAAGTGGTCGGCGAGGCCGGGGACGGCGAGCAGGCGCTCCGGCTGGCCGCGCAGACCCGGCCGGACGTGGTGCTGATGGACGTCCGGATGCCCGGGATGGACGGGCTGGCCGCGACCGCGCGGCTGACCACCGGCCCGGACGCGCCGCGGGTGATCATGCTGACCACCTACGACCTGGACGAGTCGCTCTACGCCGCGCTGCGCGCTGGGGCCAGCGGCTTCCTGCTCAAGGACGTCCGCCCCGGCGACCTGGTCGAGGCGATCCGGGTGGTGGCGCGCGGCGAGGCGCTGCTGGCCCCGACCGCGACCCGGCGGCTGCTCGACCGGTTCGTCGCCGCCGACCTGAACCCGCCCGGCGCGGACACCCGCCTGGACCGGCTCACCGGCCGGGAACGCGAGGTGCTGGAGCTGCTCGCCCGCGGCGCGTCGAACGCCGAGATCGCCACCCGGATGACCGTCACCGAGGCCACCGTGAAGACGCACGTCTCCGCCATCCTGCGCAAACTCGACGTCCGGGACCGGGTGCAGGCGGTCGTGCTGGCCTACGACCTCGGCGTGGTCCGCCCCCGGCCCTCCTCCTGA
- a CDS encoding methyl-accepting chemotaxis protein — protein sequence MLGLENIGTAKRLGIIVATGAVALGGMGAIALIGQERVAEQGLRTSELQCGLAALNHLNNRQSELKVDAFRSALGDDVNGDAKDDVQSSVDASQAVHDCNLPTAVIEQFASYSGDFEAFNTFITKFVAEGVADPKSVRGRTGEISEMNNKTDDELDEITEAVTARVEAQQALTARTVEQTRWIAIVVVIVGLVLLIGMAVPMVRSILGPIRRIGEVIDALDKGDLTVRSGITSRDELGTMAQSLDRTLDKLRESMVTIAKDSDALATASTELAAVSGEIASAVDNTDRQSSSAATEADEISRNVQSVAAGSEEMGLSIREISRNAADAAQVASIAVSEAAMATETIRKLGESSAEIGNVIKLITSIAEQTNLLALNATIEAARAGDAGKGFAVVASEVKDLAQETARATEDIGARVTAIQQDTSGAVEVINRISEVIAQINDFQTTIASAVEEQTATTGEMSRSIGEVAAGSSRIAANINDVSSASQATVSGVNQTREASEEVSRTAEELRALVAGFRF from the coding sequence ATGCTCGGCCTGGAAAACATCGGCACAGCCAAGCGGCTGGGTATCATCGTCGCCACCGGCGCCGTCGCGCTCGGCGGTATGGGCGCGATCGCTCTGATCGGTCAGGAGCGGGTGGCCGAGCAGGGCCTGCGCACCAGTGAGTTGCAGTGTGGCCTGGCGGCTCTCAACCACCTGAACAACCGGCAGAGCGAGTTGAAGGTCGACGCCTTCCGGTCAGCACTGGGTGACGACGTCAACGGGGATGCCAAGGACGACGTGCAGTCGTCGGTCGACGCGTCCCAGGCGGTGCACGACTGCAACTTGCCGACGGCGGTCATCGAGCAGTTCGCCAGTTACAGCGGCGACTTCGAGGCCTTCAACACCTTCATCACGAAGTTCGTCGCCGAGGGCGTCGCGGACCCGAAGTCGGTGCGCGGCCGGACCGGCGAGATCTCCGAGATGAACAACAAGACCGACGACGAGCTGGACGAGATCACCGAGGCGGTGACCGCCCGGGTCGAAGCCCAGCAGGCGCTGACCGCCCGGACGGTCGAGCAGACCCGCTGGATCGCCATTGTCGTGGTGATCGTCGGCCTCGTCCTGCTGATCGGCATGGCGGTCCCGATGGTCCGCTCCATCCTGGGGCCGATCCGCCGGATCGGTGAGGTCATCGACGCGCTGGACAAGGGCGACCTGACCGTGCGCAGCGGCATCACCAGCCGCGACGAGCTGGGCACCATGGCGCAGAGCCTGGACCGCACCCTGGACAAGCTGCGCGAGTCGATGGTCACCATCGCCAAGGACTCGGACGCCCTGGCCACCGCGTCCACCGAGCTGGCCGCCGTGTCCGGCGAGATCGCCTCCGCGGTCGACAACACCGACCGGCAGAGCAGCTCGGCCGCCACCGAGGCGGACGAGATCTCCCGCAACGTGCAGAGCGTCGCGGCCGGGTCCGAGGAGATGGGTCTGTCGATCCGGGAGATCTCCCGCAACGCGGCGGACGCCGCGCAGGTCGCCTCGATCGCGGTCTCCGAGGCCGCGATGGCCACCGAGACCATCCGCAAGCTCGGCGAGTCGTCCGCCGAGATCGGCAACGTGATCAAGCTGATCACCAGCATCGCCGAGCAGACCAACCTGCTCGCCCTGAACGCCACCATCGAGGCGGCCCGGGCCGGCGACGCCGGCAAGGGTTTCGCGGTGGTCGCCAGCGAGGTCAAGGACCTGGCCCAGGAGACCGCCCGGGCCACCGAGGACATCGGCGCCCGGGTCACCGCGATCCAGCAGGACACCAGCGGCGCGGTCGAGGTGATCAACCGGATCTCCGAGGTGATCGCGCAGATCAACGACTTCCAGACCACGATCGCCTCGGCGGTGGAGGAGCAGACCGCCACCACCGGCGAGATGAGCCGCAGCATCGGTGAGGTGGCGGCCGGTTCCAGCCGGATCGCCGCGAACATCAACGACGTCTCGTCGGCCAGCCAGGCCACGGTCAGCGGCGTCAACCAGACCCGCGAGGCGAGCGAGGAGGTCTCCCGGACCGCCGAGGAGCTGCGCGCGCTGGTCGCCGGATTCCGGTTCTGA
- a CDS encoding CaiB/BaiF CoA transferase family protein — translation MTALAGIRVVELAGLAPGPFGCMVLADLGADVVLVDRPGGTGPLVPQAGPLQRGRRTVTLDLKSDAGRADLLRLVAKADVLVEGYRPGVAERLGFGPERCAELNPRLVYGRMTGWGQDGPLAAAAGHDIDYLAVAGALEPLGRAGQPPHAPINLLADFAGGGMLLAVGVLAALVERERSGRGQVVDAAMVDGSALLTTFLHGMIGAGQWPGGRGENLLDGGAPFYDTYRTADGGYVAVGALEPQFYAALLKGLGLDDDPDLPAQFDRRAWPELRRIFTERFLSRGRDEWAEVFDGLDACVSPVLSPAEAPGHPHNRARAAFVEVGGQMQPAPAPRFGRTPADVPQPSRTATVADVLATWS, via the coding sequence ATGACCGCTCTCGCCGGGATCCGGGTCGTCGAGCTGGCCGGGCTGGCGCCCGGCCCGTTCGGCTGCATGGTCCTCGCCGACCTGGGCGCGGACGTGGTGCTGGTGGACCGGCCCGGCGGGACCGGACCGCTCGTTCCGCAGGCCGGTCCGCTGCAGCGCGGCCGCCGCACGGTCACCCTCGACCTCAAGAGTGACGCCGGCCGGGCCGACCTGCTCCGGCTGGTCGCGAAGGCGGACGTGCTGGTCGAGGGCTATCGCCCGGGGGTCGCCGAGCGCCTCGGGTTCGGCCCGGAGCGGTGCGCGGAGCTGAACCCGCGGCTGGTCTACGGCCGGATGACCGGCTGGGGTCAGGACGGCCCGCTGGCCGCGGCGGCCGGGCACGACATCGACTACCTGGCGGTCGCCGGCGCCCTGGAGCCGCTCGGCCGGGCCGGTCAGCCGCCGCACGCGCCGATCAACCTGCTCGCCGACTTCGCCGGCGGCGGCATGCTGCTCGCCGTCGGCGTCCTGGCCGCGCTGGTGGAACGCGAGCGGTCCGGCCGTGGCCAGGTGGTCGACGCCGCGATGGTCGACGGGTCGGCGCTGCTCACCACGTTCCTGCACGGGATGATCGGGGCCGGGCAGTGGCCCGGCGGGCGGGGCGAGAACCTGCTCGACGGCGGGGCGCCGTTCTACGACACGTACCGGACCGCCGACGGTGGTTACGTCGCGGTCGGCGCGCTCGAACCGCAGTTCTACGCGGCGCTGCTCAAGGGGCTCGGGCTGGACGACGACCCGGACCTGCCGGCCCAGTTCGACCGGCGGGCCTGGCCGGAGCTGCGGCGGATCTTCACCGAGCGGTTCCTCAGCCGGGGGCGGGACGAGTGGGCCGAGGTCTTCGACGGGCTGGACGCCTGCGTGAGCCCGGTGCTCAGCCCGGCCGAGGCGCCCGGGCATCCGCACAACCGGGCCCGGGCGGCGTTCGTCGAGGTGGGCGGGCAGATGCAACCGGCGCCGGCGCCCCGCTTCGGGCGTACCCCGGCAGACGTGCCGCAACCGAGCCGGACCGCGACCGTGGCGGACGTCCTGGCCACCTGGTCCTGA
- a CDS encoding 3-hydroxyacyl-CoA dehydrogenase NAD-binding domain-containing protein: protein MNDPDQSANTMNAAYVAAMTAAVDRLEAEKEQVTGVIVTSAKNTFFAGGDLPMMSQARPEDAPALFELLGTIKRDLRRLETYGRPVVAAINGAALGGGFEIALACHHRIALDAPGTRLGFPEVTLGLLPGAGGVVRTVRMLGIAPALMTWLLTGKRLKPAAALEAGMIDEVVGSPEELITHAKAWIAANPDAAQPWDRPGYKIPGGSPSTPKLAVQLPAFPATLRKQLKGNRMPAPEAILETAVEGAQVDIETAFQIESRKLITLLTGRIAKNMIGAFFFDMKAVNGGAARPAVEVPAATRVAVLGAGMMGAGIAYACARAGLEVVVKDVTPEAAARATQEGDPAVLARIKPTADVEDLRGCDVVIEAVFEDPKLKHQVFAEVEPVLAPGALLASNTSTLPITGLAQGVSRPADFIGMHFFSPVGKMPLLEIVVGEQTGDAAIARAFDLGRTIGKTPIVVNDGRGFFTSRVIGQFINEAVTMVAEGVPAASVEQAALQAGYPTGPLALADEVTLTLMAKIHKAYLAAGVNAGYDKAHALVAAMLETHDRPGRSSGRGFYAYENGRRGRLWAGLAELATDEGRAVPFADLQERLLFSEALDALRCRAEGVLRTDADGNIGSILGIGFPAWTGGVLRYVEQHPDFKGRATELAARYGERFAPA, encoded by the coding sequence ATGAATGACCCGGACCAATCGGCCAACACGATGAATGCCGCCTATGTGGCCGCGATGACCGCCGCCGTGGACCGGCTGGAGGCGGAGAAGGAGCAGGTCACCGGCGTCATCGTGACCAGCGCGAAGAACACCTTCTTCGCCGGCGGCGACCTGCCGATGATGAGCCAGGCCCGGCCGGAGGACGCGCCCGCGCTGTTCGAGCTGCTCGGCACGATCAAGCGGGACCTGCGGCGGCTGGAGACGTACGGCCGCCCGGTGGTCGCCGCGATCAACGGCGCCGCGCTCGGCGGCGGCTTCGAGATCGCGCTCGCCTGCCACCACCGGATCGCGCTGGACGCCCCGGGCACCCGGCTCGGCTTCCCCGAGGTGACGCTGGGCCTGCTGCCCGGCGCGGGCGGGGTGGTCCGGACGGTCCGGATGCTCGGCATCGCCCCGGCGCTGATGACCTGGCTGCTCACCGGCAAGCGGCTGAAGCCGGCCGCCGCCCTGGAGGCCGGGATGATCGACGAGGTGGTCGGCTCCCCGGAGGAGCTGATCACGCACGCGAAGGCGTGGATCGCCGCCAACCCGGACGCGGCCCAGCCGTGGGACCGGCCCGGCTACAAGATCCCCGGCGGCTCGCCGTCCACCCCGAAGCTCGCCGTGCAGCTGCCCGCCTTCCCGGCCACCCTGCGCAAGCAGCTCAAGGGCAACCGGATGCCGGCTCCGGAGGCGATCCTGGAGACCGCGGTCGAGGGCGCCCAGGTCGACATCGAGACCGCGTTCCAGATCGAGAGCCGGAAGCTGATCACGCTGCTCACCGGGCGGATCGCGAAGAACATGATCGGCGCGTTCTTCTTCGACATGAAGGCGGTTAACGGCGGCGCGGCCCGGCCCGCGGTCGAGGTGCCGGCCGCCACCAGGGTCGCGGTGCTGGGCGCCGGGATGATGGGCGCCGGGATCGCGTACGCGTGCGCCCGGGCCGGCCTGGAGGTCGTGGTCAAGGACGTCACCCCGGAGGCCGCGGCGCGCGCCACGCAGGAGGGCGATCCGGCGGTGCTGGCCCGGATCAAGCCGACCGCCGACGTCGAGGACCTGCGCGGCTGCGACGTGGTGATCGAGGCGGTCTTCGAGGACCCGAAGCTCAAGCATCAGGTCTTCGCCGAGGTGGAGCCGGTGCTGGCGCCCGGCGCGCTGCTCGCCTCGAACACCTCCACACTGCCGATCACCGGCCTGGCCCAGGGGGTCAGCCGGCCGGCCGACTTCATCGGCATGCACTTCTTCTCCCCGGTCGGCAAGATGCCGCTGCTGGAGATCGTGGTCGGCGAGCAGACCGGCGACGCGGCGATCGCCCGCGCCTTCGACCTGGGCCGCACGATCGGCAAGACGCCGATCGTGGTCAACGACGGCCGGGGCTTCTTCACCAGCCGGGTGATCGGCCAGTTCATCAACGAGGCGGTCACCATGGTCGCCGAGGGCGTGCCGGCCGCGTCGGTGGAGCAGGCCGCGCTGCAGGCCGGCTACCCGACCGGGCCGCTCGCGCTGGCCGACGAGGTCACCCTGACGCTGATGGCGAAGATCCACAAGGCGTACCTGGCGGCCGGCGTGAACGCCGGCTACGACAAGGCGCACGCGCTGGTCGCCGCGATGCTGGAGACCCACGACCGGCCGGGCAGGTCGTCCGGTCGCGGTTTCTACGCGTACGAGAACGGCCGCCGTGGCCGGCTCTGGGCGGGTCTGGCGGAGCTGGCCACCGACGAGGGCCGTGCGGTCCCGTTCGCCGACCTGCAGGAGCGGCTGCTGTTCAGCGAGGCGCTGGACGCGTTGCGCTGCCGGGCCGAGGGTGTGCTGCGCACCGACGCGGACGGCAACATCGGCTCGATCCTCGGGATCGGGTTCCCGGCCTGGACCGGCGGGGTGCTCCGCTACGTGGAGCAGCACCCCGACTTCAAGGGCCGGGCCACCGAGCTGGCGGCGCGCTACGGGGAAAGGTTCGCCCCGGCATGA
- a CDS encoding acetyl-CoA C-acetyltransferase, translating to MPSEAYIYDAVRTPRGRGKDNGSLHGTKPITLVTGLIDAVRTRNPGLDPKRIEDVVLGIVTPIGEQGGDLARAAALLAGLPDTTGGVQLNRFCASGLEAVNQAASRIRSGWEHLILAGGVESMSRNPMGSDGGAWFLDPETALATSFVPQGISADLIATLEGFTRDDVDGYAIQSQERAAKAIAGGAFSRSIVPVRDPNGLDVLTVDEHPRPDTTRAGLGKLRPSFAGIGEQAGFDAVALQKYHWLEAIEHVHHAGNSSGIVDGAALVAIGSEQTGRDLGLTPRARIAGAAVSGADPTLMLTGPTPATEKALSIAGLTTRDIDLFEINEAFAAVVLKYIRDLDLDPEKVNVNGGAIALGHPLGATGAMLVGTVVDELERRDLHRAVVTLCIGGGMGVATVIERVTEFAK from the coding sequence GTGCCCTCTGAGGCCTACATCTACGACGCGGTCCGCACGCCCCGAGGGCGCGGCAAGGACAACGGCTCCCTGCACGGGACGAAGCCGATCACCCTGGTGACCGGCCTGATCGACGCCGTACGGACAAGGAATCCCGGTCTCGACCCGAAGCGGATCGAGGACGTGGTGCTGGGCATCGTCACCCCGATCGGCGAGCAGGGCGGCGACCTGGCCCGGGCGGCCGCGCTGCTGGCCGGCCTGCCGGACACCACCGGCGGGGTGCAGCTCAACCGGTTCTGCGCGTCCGGCCTGGAGGCGGTCAACCAGGCGGCGTCCCGGATCCGGTCCGGCTGGGAGCACCTGATTCTGGCCGGCGGCGTCGAGTCGATGTCGCGCAACCCGATGGGCTCGGACGGCGGCGCCTGGTTCCTCGACCCGGAGACCGCGCTGGCCACCAGCTTCGTCCCGCAGGGGATCAGTGCCGACCTGATCGCCACCCTGGAGGGCTTCACCCGCGACGACGTGGACGGCTACGCGATCCAGTCCCAGGAGCGGGCCGCCAAGGCGATCGCCGGCGGCGCGTTCAGCCGCTCGATCGTCCCGGTCCGCGACCCGAACGGCCTGGACGTGCTGACCGTCGACGAGCACCCGCGGCCGGACACCACCCGCGCCGGGCTGGGCAAGCTGCGCCCGTCCTTCGCCGGGATCGGCGAGCAGGCCGGGTTCGACGCGGTGGCGCTGCAGAAGTACCACTGGCTGGAGGCGATCGAGCACGTCCACCACGCGGGCAACTCGTCCGGGATCGTGGACGGGGCGGCGCTGGTCGCGATCGGCTCGGAGCAGACCGGCCGAGATCTCGGGCTCACCCCCCGCGCGCGGATCGCCGGGGCGGCCGTGAGCGGCGCCGACCCCACCCTGATGCTGACCGGGCCGACGCCCGCGACCGAGAAGGCCCTGTCGATCGCCGGCCTCACCACGAGGGACATCGACCTCTTCGAGATCAACGAGGCCTTCGCCGCGGTGGTGCTGAAGTACATCCGGGACCTGGACCTCGACCCGGAGAAGGTGAACGTCAACGGCGGCGCGATCGCCCTCGGCCACCCCCTGGGCGCGACCGGCGCGATGCTGGTCGGCACCGTGGTCGACGAATTGGAGCGGCGCGACCTGCACCGGGCCGTGGTCACCCTCTGCATCGGCGGCGGCATGGGCGTCGCGACCGTCATCGAGCGCGTTACGGAGTTCGCCAAGTGA
- a CDS encoding acyl-CoA dehydrogenase family protein codes for MPTPGLEGYAEPWRKPEHDDLAEMARTFFLKEVVPHAARLEQQGHPDREHYLRAGELGLLGLSVPEEYGGGGGDFTHEAVLLHEQAQAGEGSLGLAVHSGIVTGYLAAYGTEEQKQRWLPRLCSGEMIGAIAMTEPDGGSDVQAIRTRAVRTGEDFLVSGSKTFITNGYLADLLVLAVKTDQSAKAHGISLLICELDDDAPGFRRGRNLEKIGLHANDTAELFFDEFRVPAGNILGGAEAENTGFYQLMQQLPQERLVIGVGAVAAMQRAVELATAYAKERKAFGKPLVGHQNTRMVLAECATRTRASRVFLDDCIARHHRGELDVATAAMAKLYLTEGQCEVVDRCLQIFGGYGYTTEYPIARMYADARVQKIYGGTNEIMKELIARAL; via the coding sequence ATGCCGACGCCTGGACTGGAGGGCTACGCCGAGCCGTGGCGCAAGCCGGAACACGACGACCTGGCCGAGATGGCCCGGACCTTCTTCCTCAAGGAGGTGGTGCCGCACGCCGCCCGCCTCGAGCAGCAGGGCCACCCCGACCGCGAGCACTACCTGCGAGCCGGCGAGCTGGGCCTGCTCGGCCTGTCGGTGCCGGAGGAGTACGGCGGCGGGGGCGGTGACTTCACCCACGAGGCGGTGCTGCTGCACGAGCAGGCCCAGGCCGGCGAGGGCAGCCTCGGCCTGGCCGTGCACAGCGGGATCGTCACCGGCTACCTCGCCGCCTACGGGACCGAGGAGCAGAAGCAGCGTTGGCTGCCCCGGCTGTGCAGCGGCGAGATGATCGGCGCGATCGCGATGACCGAGCCGGACGGCGGCTCCGACGTCCAGGCGATCCGGACCCGTGCGGTCCGGACCGGCGAGGACTTCCTGGTGAGCGGTTCCAAGACCTTCATCACCAACGGGTATTTGGCGGACTTATTGGTCCTGGCGGTGAAGACCGATCAGTCCGCCAAGGCGCACGGCATCTCGCTGCTGATCTGCGAGCTGGACGACGACGCGCCGGGCTTCCGGCGCGGGCGCAACTTGGAGAAGATCGGGCTGCACGCGAACGACACCGCGGAGCTGTTCTTCGACGAGTTCCGGGTGCCGGCCGGCAACATCCTGGGCGGGGCGGAGGCCGAGAACACCGGCTTCTACCAGCTGATGCAGCAGCTGCCGCAGGAACGGCTGGTGATCGGGGTGGGCGCGGTGGCCGCCATGCAGCGCGCGGTCGAGCTGGCCACCGCGTACGCGAAGGAGCGAAAGGCTTTCGGGAAGCCGCTGGTCGGTCACCAGAACACCCGCATGGTGCTCGCCGAGTGCGCCACCCGCACGCGCGCGTCACGAGTTTTCCTGGACGACTGCATCGCCCGGCATCATCGGGGTGAACTGGACGTGGCGACCGCCGCGATGGCCAAGCTCTACCTGACCGAGGGCCAGTGCGAGGTCGTCGACCGCTGCCTGCAGATCTTCGGCGGGTACGGCTACACCACCGAGTACCCGATCGCCCGGATGTACGCCGACGCCCGGGTCCAGAAGATCTACGGCGGCACCAACGAGATCATGAAGGAGCTGATCGCCCGTGCCCTCTGA
- a CDS encoding GGDEF domain-containing protein, giving the protein MRVASDGSLLTRRRTVEASALVSRGLGWLATVGYLVQVTAAGPVPAPLEHSLYVGIVAMAIANLLALAGWRRPGGRWYSVYSAGQVALDSVVVAGLVAFSEGYTGQVTWPIMAVPVVVAAIRHRLGGALLVWAFTSAWFGLVVGFGSGSAQPRDAIFATLINLLVALVTGTQSTAFARQLATLNQVRRELQHQATHDSLTGLPNRAQLAERAARSDGDGLAVLLLDLNGFKQVNDTYGHAAGDELLHQVALRLSAVIGSGDLVGRLGGDEFLVLLPDAGPERAAQVADRIRELIRRPVRIGDGREVTVGVSVGQAVRPVGGTAGLDTLTAEADAAMYREKHTRRAA; this is encoded by the coding sequence ATGCGTGTGGCGTCGGATGGGTCCCTCCTGACACGTCGCCGGACGGTCGAGGCCTCCGCCCTGGTCAGCCGGGGACTCGGCTGGCTCGCCACGGTCGGCTACCTGGTGCAGGTCACCGCGGCCGGTCCGGTGCCGGCGCCGCTGGAACACAGCCTGTACGTCGGGATCGTCGCGATGGCGATCGCCAACCTGCTCGCTCTCGCCGGCTGGCGCCGGCCCGGTGGACGCTGGTACAGCGTGTACAGCGCCGGTCAGGTCGCGCTGGACAGCGTGGTGGTCGCCGGCCTGGTCGCCTTCTCCGAGGGCTACACCGGTCAGGTGACCTGGCCGATCATGGCGGTTCCGGTGGTGGTCGCCGCGATCCGGCACCGGCTCGGTGGCGCGCTGCTGGTCTGGGCCTTCACCTCGGCGTGGTTCGGCCTGGTCGTGGGCTTCGGCTCCGGCTCGGCGCAGCCCCGGGACGCGATCTTCGCCACCCTGATCAACCTGCTGGTCGCGCTGGTCACCGGCACCCAGTCGACCGCGTTCGCGCGCCAGCTGGCCACCCTGAACCAGGTCCGCCGGGAACTGCAGCACCAGGCTACCCACGACTCGCTGACCGGCCTGCCGAACCGGGCCCAGCTCGCCGAGCGTGCCGCCCGCTCCGATGGCGACGGGCTCGCCGTGCTGCTCCTCGACCTGAACGGGTTCAAGCAGGTCAACGACACCTACGGGCACGCGGCCGGCGACGAGCTGCTGCATCAGGTCGCGCTGCGGCTGAGCGCCGTCATCGGCTCCGGCGACCTGGTCGGCCGGCTCGGCGGTGACGAGTTCCTGGTGCTGCTGCCGGACGCCGGCCCGGAGCGGGCGGCGCAGGTCGCGGACCGGATCCGTGAGCTGATCCGCCGGCCGGTCCGGATCGGTGACGGCCGCGAGGTGACCGTGGGGGTCAGCGTCGGCCAGGCGGTCCGCCCGGTGGGCGGGACGGCCGGCCTCGACACGCTGACCGCCGAGGCGGACGCCGCGATGTACCGCGAGAAACACACCCGGCGAGCGGCATGA